The following proteins are encoded in a genomic region of Hoeflea phototrophica DFL-43:
- the grxC gene encoding glutaredoxin 3, whose translation MADVTLYTRQFCGFCTAAKRLLDSKNVAYTEHDATFSPELKQEMIGKANGRATFPQIFIDGLHVGGCDELHALEHAGKLDPLLEGA comes from the coding sequence CACCCGACAGTTCTGCGGATTCTGCACCGCTGCCAAACGCCTGTTGGACAGCAAGAACGTGGCTTACACCGAGCATGACGCGACGTTTTCACCCGAGCTGAAGCAGGAAATGATCGGCAAGGCCAATGGCCGAGCGACGTTTCCGCAGATCTTCATAGATGGTCTTCATGTCGGTGGCTGCGACGAGTTGCACGCGCTTGAACATGCGGGCAAGCTTGATCCATTGCTGGAAGGAGCATGA